A single region of the Leptodactylus fuscus isolate aLepFus1 chromosome 5, aLepFus1.hap2, whole genome shotgun sequence genome encodes:
- the LRRC8E gene encoding volume-regulated anion channel subunit LRRC8E: MIPVAEFKQFTEQQPAFKVLKPWWDVLAEYITIAMLMIGVFGCTLQITQDKIICLPNHISADYVSQINCKEYTQSSQATNASEEESAPTPSPTSGAPREMSGLRNNLDLQQYSFINQMCYETALHWYAKYFPYLVVIHTLIFIICGNFWFKFPGTSSKIEHFISILGKCFDSPWTTRALSEVSGETTQEKEKTIERDLSKPNMDETSPATADLPVPEKIVADTPAASVLDKKEGEQAKALFEKVKKFRHHVEEGDILYSMYMRQTILKFCKFVLITVYNAALVGQIHFIVPCMVHTEDMTGYNSFCCNHTKAHLFSKLAISYICFLGVYGLTCFYTLYWLFRRPLKEYSFRSVREETGIGDIPDVKNDFAFVLHLVDQYDSLYSKRFAVFLSEVSESRLRQLNLNHEWPADKLRQKLQQTPEGRLELHLFKLPGLPDTVFEVTETESLKLELLSEAHIPPLVSKLVRLEELSLFNCPAKIQHASLSYLRDHLKVLQVKFDDVKELPLWIFSLRALEELHLFGLLSQDASKNATLESLRELKALKVLMLKSNLSKVPQTVADVASHLQKLTIQNDGTKLLTLNALKRLSLLKELELIRCDLERIPHAVFSLNNLQVLDLKENSLHTIEEIISLQHCRKLSVLRLWHNQIAYIPEHIRKLKSLEELSLNRNKILVLPPQLFLCTKLRHLDLSHNEIRELPPEVGVLQLLQFFAVTGNFIEELPNELFFCQRLKTLKLGQNKLSSLSPKIGSLTSLVKLELKGNRIDVLPPELGSCTSLKKSGFSVEHALLETLPLDVRERLSEES; encoded by the exons ATGATTCCCGTGGCCGAGTTCAAGCAGTTCACAGAGCAGCAGCCGGCCTTCAAGGTGCTGAAGCCCTGGTGGGATGTCCTGGCTGAGTACATCACCATTGCCATGCTCATGATTGGGGTCTTTGGGTGCACCCTGCAG ATCACTCAGGATAAGATCATCTGTCTGCCTAACCATATCTCCGCTGACTATGTTTCCCAAATCAACTGCAAAGAGTACACCCAAAGCTCGCAAGCCACCAACGCTAGTGAGGAAGAGTCCGCCCCGACTCCATCCCCAACGTCTGGCGCCCCTCGTGAGATGAGCGGCCTACGTAATAACTTGGACCTACAGCAATACAGCTTCATTAACCAAATGTGCTACGAAACGGCGTTACACTGGTATGCAAAGTACTTCCCCTACCTTGTGGTCATCCACACTCTCATCTTCATCATTTGTGGAAACTTCTGGTTCAAGTTTCCTGGCACAAGCTCCAAAATTGAACACTTCATCTCCATCTTGGGCAAGTGTTTTGATTCTCCATGGACAACTCGAGCGCTCTCTGAGGTCTCTGGAGAGACCACTCAGGAGAAGGAGAAGACTATAGAAAGAGACCTATCGAAGCCCAACATGGATGAAACGAGCCCAGCAACGGCTGATCTTCCAGTGCCGGAGAAAATCGTGGCAGACACTCCCGCAGCAAGCGTCTTGGACAAAAAAGAAGGTGAACAAGCCAAGGCCTTATTTGAGAAAGTCAAGAAATTCCGGCACCATGTGGAGGAAGGGGATATTCTATATTCCATGTACATGCGACAAACCATATTGAAATTCTGCAAATTTGTTCTGATAACTGTATACAATGCTGCCTTGGTGGGCCAAATCCACTTTATAGTTCCATGTATGGTGCATACAGAAGACATGACTGGATATAACAGTTTTTGCTGCAACCATACTAAAGCCCACCTCTTCTCCAAGTTGGCCATcagctacatatgttttttgggagTCTATGGTCTGACCTGTTTCTATACACTCTATTGGCTCTTTCGTCGTCCCTTGAAGGAGTATTCCTTTCGATCTGTCCGAGAAGAAACCGGGATTGGGGATATCCCCGATGTGAAAAATGACTTTGCCTTTGTCCTTCATTTGGTGGATCAATATGATTCTCTGTACTCTAAAAGATTTGCCGTCTTTCTGTCAGAGGTTAGTGAAAGTCGTCTAAGGCAGCTGAATCTCAACCATGAATGGCCGGCAGATAAACTAAGGCAGAAACTTCAGCAAACTCCAGAAGGCCGACTGGAACTTCATCTCTTCAAGCTGCCTGGGTTGCCGGATACAGTATTCGAAGTGACTGAGACTGAATCCCTTAAACTAGAACTTCTCAGTGAAGCCCACATTCCTCCACTGGTGTCCAAATTGGTCAGGTTAGAAGAGTTGTCTTTGTTTAACTGCCCGGCTAAAATCCAACATGCTTCTTTGTCTTACCTCCGGGACCATCTTAAAGTTCTTCAGGTTAAGTTTGATGATGTAAAAGAGTTGCCACTCTGGATTTTTAGTCTTCGGGCCCTTGAGGAGCTCCACCTGTTTGGCCTCCTGTCCCAAGATGCGTCAAAAAATGCTACGCTAGAAAGCTTGAGGGAGCTAAAAGCGCTCAAGGTGTTGATGCTGAAGAGCAATCTTTCCAAAGTGCCTCAGACGGTTGCCGACGTAGCGAGCCATTTGCAGAAACTCACTATACAGAATGATGGCACCAAACTTCTTACTCTTAATGCCTTAAAGAGGCTCTCCTTGCTAAAAGAACTGGAGCTGATTCGTTGCGATCTAGAGAGGATTCCTCATGCAGTCTTCAGCCTGAACAATCTTCAGGTGTTGGACTTAAAGGAGAACAGCTTGCACACCATAGAAGAAATCATAAGTTTGCAGCACTGCCGGAAACTAAGCGTCCTACGATTGTGGCACAACCAAATTGCCTACATTCCTGAACACATTCGCAAACTGAAGAGTCTTGAAGAGCTGAGCTTAAATCGGAACAAAATCCTTGTATTGCCACCTCAACTTTTCTTGTGTACTAAACTCCGCCACCTTGACCTCTCCCATAATGAAATCCGAGAGCTTCCCCCAGAAGTAGGCGTCCTACAGCTCTTGCAGTTCTTCGCCGTGACTGGAAATTTCATAGAGGAACTACCCAATGAGCTATTTTTCTGCCAAAGACTTAAGACTTTGAAGTTGGGACAGAATAAACTTTCGAGTCTATCACCCAAAATTGGGTCCCTTACCTCCTTAGTAAAACTGGAATTAAAAGGGAACAGGATCGATGTCTTGCCTCCAGAACTTGGGTCATGTACTAGTCTGAAAAAGTCTGGTTTCTCGGTGGAGCATGCTCTACTGGAGACCCTACCGCTGGATGTGAGGGAGAGGCTAAGTGAGGAGTCCTAG